TAAAGGAGATGCGGCAGGCGTTCCCAGACATTTGGCTTGGCGTGAATTTTCTGGCGGTCACCGGCAAATATGCCTTTCCCATACTGGGCAAATTGCAAGCTGACGGCATTCAGGTCGACGGCTATTGGGCCGATGATGCCCGCATGGACGAACGCCGCGCCGAGGATGATCAGCCCGAAGCGGACGAGATTACTGCAATCCGCAAGACAAGCGGCTGGGACGGCCTCTATATCGGCGGCACCGCCTTTAAGAAGCAGCGCGAGGTCGATCCGGCAGAGTACGGAAAGAGCGCGCGCATCGCTAAACGTTATATGGATGTGGTCGTGACCTCAGGTGTGGCGACCGGCCATGCCGCAGATGTCGGCAAGATCGATATCTTCCGCGAACATTGTGGCGATACGGCGCTTGGCCTTGCGTCCGGCATCACCCCGCAGAACGCCGCGCAATACACAGATGCGGTTGACCTTTTTATGGTGGCGACCGGCATCAACTACGAGGGCGATTTCTACAACATCGATCCCGATCGCCTGAAGCACCTCATGGACCTCACATAGAAATAAGGGAGAATATCAATGACGCATGACAAAGGACCCAGAGACGACCGTTGGTACTTCTCACTCATGGCCCCGAACACGAAGGGCGAAAAATTTGCGTGGCTGGACCCGACCTCCATCTACATCAACGGCAAGGCGTATCACGATTTGCTGGATGATCTCTGCGCTGATCTAGATGCGGAAGAGATTGATGTCGTGGCAGGACTTGATGCGATGGGTTTTGTTCTGGCGGCTGGCATCGCGGCTCGTATCGGGCGGGGCTTCCTTCCGATCCGCAAGCCCGGCAAGCTCTGTGTGGACACAGACAGCGCTTCGATGACCAACTATTCCGGTCAAACGCAATCGATGGAAATGCGTCTGCCGGCTTTTGCCCCGGGAACACGTGTTTTGCTTGTTGATCAGTGGGTTGAAACAGGCGGCACGATGCACGGGGCGGTTCAACTGGTCGAACAGCAACAGGGTAAGGTCGCCGGAATGGTGGCCATTGTCATGGAAGAGAATGAAAACACAGCTGAGTATCGCAAGAAATACAAATGCGTCACAGCTATTCAGCCCGGTACGGAGTGGCAGCGCCAGGCTAACGCGCAGTACCTCGAAAGCTTCAAAACCTATAAACCCGAGATGGCTTTCCCCGTCTAAGGCAAAGTCCCGGCACACATACCTAAACACCCATTCAAGGGAGGCTCGACAGATGAAACTGATCTGTGGAAACAGTAACCGTCCGCTTGCCGAGGCGATTGCCGCCCACATGCGCGTACCTCTGGCGGAGTGCAACGTGCGTCGGTTCGCCGACGAAGAAGTCTTTGTCGAGATACATGAAAACGTGCGGGGGGATGATGTCTATGTCATCCAGTCCACATCATACCCGGCCAACGATAATCTGATGGAACTGCTGGTGTTGATTGACGCGTTACGTCGCTCATCCGCGGGACAGATAACGGCCGTGATCCCATATTTCGGCTACGCGCGCCAGGATCGCAAGTCAGCGCCCCGCACACCGATTTCGGCAAAATTGGTGGCCAATATGATCACCCAAGCAGGTGCTGACCGCGTGCTCACTATGGATCTGCATGCGGGTCAGATCCAAGGGTTCTTCGACATCCCGACTGACAATCTATATGCGGTGCCGGAAATCGTTCGGGACATCGAACAACAAAGCAGCCGTGACAACGTCATGGTTGTGTCCCCGGATGTGGGTGGCGTGGTGCGCGCTCGCGCTTTGGCAAAGCGCCTGTCGACTGGTTTGGCGATTGTCGACAAGCGCCGCGACAAGCCTGGGTCTTCTGAGGTGATGAACATAATCGGAGATGTTACTGGCAAGTCCTGCGTGTTGGTGGATGACATCATCGATTCTGGAGGCACGTTGTGCAACGCCGCGACGGCTCTGCTGGAAAATGGTGCCGCAGAAGTATCGGCCTATATCACGCATGGTGTCTTGTCGGGCAAAGCGGTGGACAGGATCAACGCATCCGATCTGGCTTCTTTGGTAATCACCGATACGATTTGTGCTACGGAAGCCGTCACTGCTTCTTCGAAAATTCGCGCGATCTCTATTGCTCCGATGTTTGCGAAAGCGATCACGCGCATCGCCAGTGGGGAATCCATCAGCGTTTTGTTCCAGTAGATTCAGAGCAGGAAATTTGCATAGATTGGCTTTATGGTTGCCGCCGCAACATTTGCATTGCTAATGTCTAGGGCATGGGCGCAGTCAACCTTTCAACAGAGCTTTTGCGAGCTTTCATAACCGTCATAGAAGTCGCTAGTTTCACGCGTGCTGCGGAAATTCTCGGCCGTACCCAACCTGCGATCAGCTTGCAGGTGAAACGATTGGAGGAGGCCGTCGGCTATCCTTTGATAGAGCGGAAAGGCAAAGACATTTCCCTGACAGAGCGTGGCGAGGCACTGGCCATTCATGCTCGTCAGATACTGCGCTTGAACGATCTTGCAATGGCGCAATTCGAACAGCCTAGCCCCTCTTCAAAGCTGCGTGTTGGTTTGCCCGTAGATTATGCAGTGAACACACTGCAATCCTGCCTAACGGACGTTGTTCGCAAGTTCACCGAAACACAGATTGAGATTCGCTGTGATCTGTCCAGACACCTTCTGACAGCGATGCGGAGCAATGAAATCGATATTGCTGTGGCCTTGTTTGACGGTGATGATCAGCAGTTTCTCTTCCGAAATTGGAAAGAGCAACCTACCTGGGTTGGGGCCACAAATTTCGAAATCCCTGAAGGGTCCGACATCCCCCTTGTCGCACATCCCTATGGCTGTGTTTACCGTGACCGCATGGCTGCCGCTTTGAAGCTGGCAGGAAAAAGCTGGCGCATCGCTTACTCAAGTCCCGGGATCGGCGGCGTCCAACGTGCAGTCCAGGACGGCCTTGGTCTATCCTGCCTGACCGCCCCAACAGTCCAGAGTGGCATGCGCAAATTCTCTGAAAAAGACGGCCTGCCAGTCTTGTCTCCCTTGCATATCGGTTTATTCGCACGGCAGGCACAGTTAGGTGCCGGCGGATATGCGGCAATGGATGCCATGGCCAGAACGCTGGAACTCCAATCGTCGGACGCGCAAGTCGAATAAGCGTTCATTATGCAAGCATATCGAGGATAAATTTCCCAAAGCCCTCTTCTTGCAATAGCATAATGAAAAATCCCGACTGAACTTCAGGGTTCATCGGCATTTAGAACGCTTTTCTTTCGGTAAGAGCGACCAACAGGGAGACTGCAATGATCAGACCATCAATAACTTCCTCGATTTACGGCTTAAGCCGTCGACAATTGCTCAAAGCAGGCGGGGCGGCGGTTCTGACGACGCCTTTTGTCGGCCGCGCGTGGGCTGCCACAACCGAGATCAACATGCTGGCGTGGTACGGCCACGGCGAGCCTGATGTGGTTGCAGAGTATGAAGCTGCAAACAACGTGAAATTCGTGCCAAAATACTATGCAGGCGGCGACAACATGCTGGCGTTGATCGCGCAATCCCCTCCGGGTACCTACGATCTGATCCTATCGGATGCGGAATTCGTACAGCAGCTGAACCTTGCGGGCTACATCGAAGAGATGAACCCGGCTGACTATCCGCTCGACGACATGTTGCACGAGGACTTTGCGAATTTCCCCGGACACTGGGCCGACGGTAAGATGTATTCCATGATGCTGCGCGGCGGTCATCTGGGCGTGTCCTACAACAAGAACTCGGTGACTGAAGAAGAAGCCCAAAGCTATTCGTGCTTCTGGAAGCCCGAACTTGAGGGCAAGGTCGGGCACTTTGACTGGCACCTGCCCACGCTGGGTATGATGAGCCTTTACAACGGCAATGGCGCAGGCCTGTGGGATCTGGATGATGCCCAATGGGCTAAGGTGCAGGAAACCACGATGAGCCTGCGCAAGCAGGTCGGCGGCTTCTTTGATTATGGCGGCACTTTCAACGGCCTCAAGAACGGCGAGATGCAGGCAATGGTCGGCATCGGCGACTGGATCACCGGCGTTCTGGAAAAGGACGGCGCACCCGTTGCCTCTGTTATCCCGAAAGAAGGCGGCATCCAGTTTACCGAGAGCTATTCTATCGGGAAAGGCAGTGGAAAAGCCGAGGAAGCCAAGAAGTTCATCCAATACATGATGTCCCCCGAAGGTCAGGTGAAGTCTGCTCAAATGGCAGCATACCCCGGCTTCTGTGTGACCAAAGCTGGCCGCGCCGCTCTCATTGAGGCCGACCGGGCCGAGGCAGAGCGCTCGCACCAGATAGACGGCGATCCGCAAGACCCGATCACGCTGATCAAAGAAGGTCGGATTCACTACCGCGACATCCCCCAGCAGCAGTCGCTGGAAGACTGGAACGACTTCTGGTCAGAATACAAGAGCGCCTGATCTGACGGCCAGACGACTCCAAAGCGGGCGGCCCTGCGGGCGCCCCTTTCAACCAAGAGCGCGGAAGCCCAATGTCCTCGAATCCCAATTCACGCCCGAACTTCTATGCGCTGACCTGGCGTCTGCCGATCATCTTCTGGCAGTTCATCTTCTTTGTAGGACCTGTCCTGTTCATGGTCGCGATGTCGTTTTTCCTGGTGAAGAACTATCGCATGACCGAGGCGTTCGAGTTTGTGAACTGGTCGCGCATGCTGACACGCGGATTCTTTTGGGACAGTTATTGGTACACGGTATTCATCGCGTCCGTGGCAACGGTTTGCGCAATGTGCATTGCCTTTCCCGCCGCCTTTACGCTTGCCTTTCGCGCCTCCGAAAGCACTCGCCGCTGGGCAATTTTTCTGCTGATTATTCCATTCTTCACCAGCTACCTGGTGCGCACCTTCTCATGGTTCGTGATCCTGTCCGAAAGCGGCGTGGTCAATGCCGTGTTGGGCTATATCGGCCTTGGCCCTTACACGATGCTCAACACAAACTTTGGAACGCTGGTGGGATATATGACCCTCACCCTCCCATTGGTCGTGATCCTGCAAACCGTTACCATGGCCAATATCGACAAATCCCTGATCGAAGCCGCCCGTAATCTTGGCTGCTCGCCGCTGCGAACGATCTGGCAAGTGATCATTCCGCTGTCCAAGACCGGCCTGATTATTGCCGCGATTTTCTGCTTCATCCTTTCGTTCGGTGATTTTGTGGCGCCCTTCTATCTTGGTGGATCACAGGAGCCGACCTTGCCGATCCTGATCCTTGATACCACTAAATCGGGTCAGCAATGGCCTCGCGCTGCGGTCGTCGCGATCATGATGATGGTTACACTGTTTGCCATTGCCTTCACCGGCATTGCCTTGGCTTACCGCAAGGGTCGGGGGGCGAAATGAAACAGAGCCGTTCCTTAAACGTCATTCTCGGCATCTATGTCGCGCTCATATTTGCCTTCGTTTTTGCGCCGATCATCTTCAGCATGATCTTCTCATTCAACTCACAACGGTTCCCGACAATCCCGCTGGGGGAGTTCTCGACCGAGTGGTATGCAAAAATCCTCGCGGACCCTGATGTATGGGACGCCGCGCTGAACAGCCTGATTGTGTCGTGCTCCACTGCTGTAATCGCAACTTTTCTGGGTTTCTGCACTGCCTATTCCGACTTTCGCTACAACTTCCGTTTCAAGGGGCCTTATCTTGCGCTGATCCTGCTGCCGCCGACGATCCCGCTTATTATCATGGCGCTGGCCATGTTGGCATGGTTTTCAAAGATCGGAATGTCGGGGCAGCTCTATTCGATCATCATCGCCCATAGTGTGCTGACAGCGCCCTTCGCGATGGCTGTGATCCGGTTACGTCTTAACCAGATGGACCCCGATCTGGAATCTGCAGCGTGGAACCTTGGCGGTTCAGAATGGCAAACCATGCGTCACGTTATCGTTCCGTTCTGCAAACCAGCGATCTTCTCCAGTCTCTTTTTAACAGCGGCTGTCTCCTTCGATGAGTTTGCTGTGTCATGGTTTGTCTCCGGTTTGAACAAGACATTGCCCGTGGTGGTTCTCGAGATCGTCCAGGGCAACATTGATCCGCAGGTGAACGCCATCGGCACATTCGTCTTCCTTATCTCCATGACCCTTGTCGTGTTGGCGCAGCTCTTTTTCGCCAGCCGCCAAATGAAGAGTATCCGATCATGAACAAACCCCTGGTTGTCTTCGACAAAGTACAAAAACACTTCGGCAGTTTTGTCGCGGTAAAGGAGTTGGATTTCGAAATTCGCGAAGGCGAATTCCTGGCGATCATGGGTCCGTCTGGCTGTGGTAAAACCACGACCTTGCGCATGTTGGCCGGTCTTGAAGCCCCAAGCATTGGTGAGATACGCCTGAACGACCGTGTGATGAATGACGTGGCGCCGCATGAACGCGATACGCCACTTGTATGGCAATCGCTGGCGCTTTTTCCCTTCCTGACAGCCCGCGAGAACGTCGAGTTTGGTCTCAAGATGCGAGGTGTGGACAAAGCAGAGCGCAAGGAGCGTGCGCTCAAATGGCTTGACAAAATGGGTATCCTTGAGTTTGCCAACCGTCATATCTCGACCTTGTCAGGAGGACAGAAGCAGCGTGTAGCCCTTGCTCGGTCTCTTGTGATGGAGCCTCAAATCTTGCTGCTGGATGAACCTCTGTCGGCGCTGGATGCGCATTTGGTCATCCGCATGCAGGCAGTTCTGACCGACCTGCAGCGCGAGCTGGGGATCACTTTTGTTTATGTCACCCACTCCCAGTCCGAAGCCTTTGCGATGGCCGATCGGGTCATCATCATGGGCAAGGGCGAGATTGCCCAGATCGGCACGCCCAAAGATATCTACCGCGAACCAGCAAACCAGTTTGTGGCCGAATTCGTCGGACGTAACAATATCCTGTCAGGCAAGGTTGCGTCTTTGGATGGCGACACAGCCCGTATTGCAACCCGCTCTGGTGATTTCTCAGTTCCTACAAACGAAGTTCAACTGGTTGAGGGCCACAACGCCAGCTTCGTTATCTCGGCCGACTTGGTTCATATCAGCATGGAGGAACCTGAGGTTGGCAACAAAGCCTTCTGTAGACTGATTTCGGAAGAATTCGTGGGCTCCATGGTCACGCTGTTCCTTGAGGACGCGCAGGGGCATGAATTTAAGGTCCAGATGCAGGAGCGCGAACTCTCCAAGTTCGATCTGCACAGCGGTGACGAGATCTGGTTATCTTGGGACACCCAAAGCGCCCACGTTCTGAACCAAAGCTAAGGCTGTGATCCGCAATCCGATCCCTTGGCCAAATGGCGCGAAATGTGCGGTTGCGATCACATTCGATATGGATGCGGATAGCTTGATCCACATCGCCAAGCCCGAAGACAGCCACGATCGCCTCTATCCTATCTCAATGGGTCGCTATGGCCCGTTGGTCGCTCTGCCCCGGATCCTTGATACGTATCGGCAGTTGGAGTTAAGGCAATCGTTCTTCATCCCTGGCTGGTGTTTGGAAACCTATCCTGATGTGGCCGAGGCGATCCTGAAAGGCGGTCATGAAATCGGGCATCACGGCTATCTACATGAAGACCCGATTAAAACGCGCGGCCAGCAGCGGGAGTGGTTTGAACGCACGCTTGACGCACATATGCGCATCTGCGGACAAAAGCCGCGCGGCTATCGCGCACCTGTTTACAATATCACGCAGGAAGTAGTTGATCTGATCATCGAACACGGGATGCGCTATGACAGCTCGATGATGGCGGACGACATTCCTTACCAATTGGAAACCGTCAATGGGTCGCTCTACGAGATGCCCGTCCACTGGGGCACAGACGATTGGCCCCCTTTCGCACACTATGACGAGATCGGCTATATGATGCCCGTTGCCGGTCCGTCCCACGGACTGGCCGGTTTTTGGGAAGAGTTCGAGGCTCAGTATGACGCGGGTGGCTTTTTCATGCTGATCATCCACCCGTTTCTGACAGGACGCCTGGCGCGCTGGAAGCAGGTTGAAGCGTGGATCACCCATACGCGCGAAACCAAAAATGTCTGGTTTGCCACGCTAGACGAAATCGCCGATCATATGAGTCAATTGGAACGCGAGGGGGCTTGGCAGCCAAGCCTCGAGACACTGCCCTACTATGCAGGCCCGATACTTGACCAAAAGGAATAACAAGAATGAATACCGACGACGCCCGCCTGTTGCGTATCGCCTATGAAGAGGCGAAAGCCGGTTTTGACGAGGGCGGTTGCCCAATTGGGTCCGTCCTGGCGCGCGACGGACAAGTGGTGTCCAGGGGTCGCAATCAACGCGTGCAGAAGGGCGATCCCATTGCGCATGGCGAAATGGATGCATTGCGCAAGGCAGGACGGCAGAAAACGTATCGGGATACGACGCTCTATACCTCACTCAGCCCCTGCATGATGTGTACTGGTACGATCATTCAGTTCGGTGTCCCGCGTGTTGTGATTGGCGAGAACACAAACTTCGGCGGAAACGAAGATTTCCTACGCTCCAAAGGAGTCGAAGTGATCGTAGCAAACGATCCTGACTGTATTGCTCTGATGCAGCGGTTTATTAAAGAAAGACCTGAGCTTTGGGCAGAGGACATCGCCGAATAAAGGCGACGGGTGGGGGCGCTCAATTCTACTGCAGGACAGCCTGGTTGGGTTGACCTGATCCACCGGCAAATCCATCCACTATTCGATCCTAAGCGTCCGGTATATAAGGTACCCATTGTCCCGGCGGCTTCTGTCGCTGGATTGCAGTGTAGCTAGTCTGCTGCGCAATGAATGAGCGCCGTCATGACCCGTTCGACAAGGCCTATTGCTTTTTGTGACCTGAGGTTTGGTGCCTATAGCGGCGCGCTCCAATAGAAAAACTGGCTCACCTGATTGGATCAAAACCGCGACAGATTCATGTCCACGCAAGCGCTTCGTTTTTTGCTGGAAAACTGATCGCGTATCAGGCCGCAGGCCAACGCACACACTCCTTCAGCTTTGAACTCGAGGTTGGGCTGGCAGTGTTCTTTTTCACTTTACAACCCAGCTACCCCTGCTTTGCGTTAAAAACGAACAGAGTTTCGTTGTTGATTTGGTGGCTGTTGATCAAGGCCTTCGCCGTGTCCGAGACCAGCCATGCTTCGAGTATTTCTGCCAATTCTGCCTTAACATGCGGGTGCTTCAGCGGATTCACGGGTAGATAGGCGTATTGATTGAACAAGATGGGATCGCCTGCATAGACAAGATCAAGGTCGCCTTTGTTTCCGAAATTCAACCAGCTTGCGCGGTCAGACATGATATAGGCGTTCATGCCAGATGCGGTGTTTAGCGCGGCGCCCATACCAGCCCCGACTGCATTATACCACGTCCCTTCTGGGTTGATATTTGCAGCAGCCCACAGGCTGAGTTCTTTCTTGTGGGTGCCACTGTCGTCCCCACGACTGACAAAAGTGGCGGCAGAGGTCTGAATGCGCGTCAGGGCATCGGTGGCGCTTGTAGCGTCCGCCAGATTTGCTTCGTCTGTTTTGGGGCCAATAAAGACAAAATCGTTATACATAATCTCGCGGCGGTGGGTGCCGAAACCGCCAGCGACAAAGGCTTCTTCGGCTTTTCGAGAATGCACAAGAATGGCGTCGACGTCGCCGGCTTCACCCAGTTTGATCGCCTGACCAGTGCCAACCACAAGAAGTTGAACGTTGATGCCGGTATCCTGCTTGATTTGCGGCAGCAGGATATCCGCCAGCCCCGAATTGTGGAATGATGTCGTCACAGCGAGCTTCAGGTCGTCGGCAACCGCCATGCCGGTCAACGAGATAGACGCAAGGGCTGCAAGAATAATCCGTTTCATTCGACGATGTCTCCTTTTAGAAAAGCACGTGCCTGCGGTGTTGTCGGGTGGTTAAAAAACTGGTCAGCTGCACCGCGTTCTTGGATTTTTCCGTTTAGCAAAAACAGAACGTCTGTGGCCAGACGGCGCGCCTGTCCCATGTCATGGGTCGACATGATCAACCCGGTTCCAGAACCTGCGGCGCGGGTCAGGATGGCTTCAATCTCGCGTGTGGCACGCCCATCAAGCGAGGCGCAGGGCTCGTCAAGAAACAGCAGATCGGGCTTGGTGATCAAAGCGCGAGCCAAGGCCAGCTTCTGACGCTCGCCACCCGACAAAAAAGTTGCAGGGCGATCCAACATGTCCTGCAATCCGACCTCTTGCGCAGCCTGTGCTGCTTTGGCATTCGCCTGGGTGCGGGGCATCTTGGTCAGACGAAGCGGATAGGCAAGGTTGCCCAGAACTGAGCGGCGCATGACGATCGGGGATTGGAAGACGAAGGCCTGCCGCCGTCTGGCTTCGACGTTATCACACCCCCAATGAATCGAGCCGCCACCCAGCCGGGCAATACCGTGCAGCATTCGAAGCAGCGAAGTCTTGCCGGCGCCGTTGGGACCGATCACGATGGTGATCCCCGGCGTGTCCAGCACAAGATCCACAGGACCGACCAGCAGCTTGCGGCCGCGACGCACTGATGCGCCTTTGACATGAAGGGGAAACAGCTTGCTCACCACCGACCGCCTTGTTCTGTTCGACTGATGATGTGAATGGCCAGGTTGACCGTGATCGCCAGCAGGATCAGCACAAAACCAAGTGCGAGCGCCAGGGCAAAGTCGCCCTTTCCTGTCTCAAGCGCGATTGCGGTGGTCAGGACACGGGTGTGGTGATCAATATTGCCGCCCACCACCATGATTGCACCAACCTCACCGATGGCGCGGCCAAACCCGGCCAGCGCGGCCGTTAGAAGTGCCCGGCGACCGTCCCAAAGCAAAGCCTGAACGCGTTGCTTTTGTGTTGTGTTCATCGAAATCAGAAGATCGTGGTAGTCTGACCAAAGCTCTCGAAGGGCTTGATGCGATATCGAAGCGATGAGTGGTGTGATGATGATAACCTGTGCGATGATCATGGCTGTTGGGGTGAACAGCAAACCCAGCACTCCGAAAGGTCCAGATCGGCTGAAAAATACGTAAACGATCAGGCCCACGACGACAGGTGGCAAACCCATCAAGGCGTTTAGAACGGCGATTGTCACGCGTCGGGAGCGAAAGCGGCGGACCGCCAGAAAGGCGCCCAGCGGCATGGCAATGGCACAGGATATCAGAAGCGCTGTCAGGGTGACGCGCAGCGATCTGAGCGAGATTTCGACAAGATCCGCATCCAGCGTTACCAAAAGCCAGAACGCTTGGATCAAGCCGGACCATAAATCAACCATGCCTTCCCCCGGCTTTTTGACCAGACAGGTCCATTGCAGCGTGATCGCACCCGTAGTCGAACCACACATCATTCAACAAGAAAACCGATTCTCGGCTTGTTGACGGAAAATGATGTGATCTGCGGGTCGCGAGAATTGCAAAGACTGCACAAAGCTTGTGAGGACTTGATCCGGTTGACAAATGGAAAATCAGATAGTTAACATGTGAAGTAATTGCGAATGCGTGCGATGGGCAGCGCTAATTGACCGGGGGCAATATGACTGCGTTAACTGATAATCTTGAAAAGCTGGACGGTTATCTGGCACGTTTTCGCGGGACGGGGATCAAGAACCGCATCGGTGGCAAGGATAGCGACGGTGCTGGTCCAGCTTTCTCGACGCATTCGCCTGTCGATAAAAGTCTAATATGCACCGTGGCACGCGGGACGGAGAAAGACATTGATGCTGCCGCATGCGTTGCCCATGACGCATTCGCGGATTGGCGCGACATGCCTGCGACCGAACGCAAAAAGATCTTGATCAGCGTAGCGGATGCGATCGAAACCCGTGCCGAAGAGATCGCCCTTTGCGAATGCTGGGACACCGGACAAACGATCCGGTTCATGTCGAAAGCTGCCCTGCGCGGAGCCGAAAACTTTCGGTACTTTGCCGACCAGGTGGTACAGGCGCGCGATGGGCAACTGCTCAGATCACCCACCTTGATGAACGTCACAACACGTGTGCCCATCGGTCCCGTTGGTGTAATCACGCCCTGGAACACGCCGTTCATGTTGTCGACCTGGAAGATTGCCCCAGCTTTGGCGGCAGGTTGCACAGTTGTTCACAAACCTGCGGAGGCCTCGCCCTTGACCGCGCGACTACTGGTTGAAATTGCGGAAGAAGCTGGCCTTCCTCCGGGGGTTTTGAACACCGTTAACGGCTTGGGCGAGGATGCGGGCAAAGCCCTTTGCGAACACCCGAAAATCCGCGCCATCTCCTTTGTTGGCGAAAGTCGCACAGGGTCACTGATCACCAAGCAGGGGGCGGACACATTGAAACGCAACCACCTTGAACTTGGCGGAAAGAACCCTGTGATTGTGTTTGATGACGCAGATCTCGATCGGGCTTTGGATGCCGTGATCTTCATGATATTCTCGATCAACGGGGAACGCTGCACCTCATCTTCACGCCTGTTAATACAGGACACCATCAAGGATGACTTTGAGGCAAAACTGATAGAACGTGTAAACAAGATTAAAGTTGGCCATCCGCTCGACCCCGCCACTGAAATCGGCCCACTCGTCACCGAAGAACACTTCAATAAGGTGACGTCCTATTTCGACATCGCGCGCGAAGCTGGCGCGACAGTGGCGGCCGGGGGCCAAACCGTTGGCGATCAGGGCTATTTCGTACGCCCCACGGTATTCACCAACGCCACCAACGACATGCGAATCGCACGTGAAGAAATCTTCGGACCCGTGCTGACGTCGATCCCGTTTACATCCGAAGACGAAGCGCTCGCCATGGCCAATGACACGCAGTATGGTCTAACCGGTTATCTCTGGACCAATGATCTAACTCGCGCCCTGCGCTTCACCGACAGGTTGGAAGCCGGTATGATCTGGGTGAACTCGGAAAATGTCCGTCACTTGCCGACACCGTTTGGGGGTGTAAAAGCCTCGGGCATCGGTCGCGACGGTGGTGATTGGTCGTTTGAATTCTACATGGAGCAAAAGCATATTGGCTTTGCCACCGGGGATCACAAAGTCATGCGATTGGGTGCGTAGCTGTTCTTTTTCTTGTTATAAATATCCCGGGGAGCACGAGGGGTTGGCCCCTCGTTCTGACAGACGCCAAAGGAGACTCCGATGGGAAAAATCGTTCAGGCCGCGAAAATCACCCATGTGCCCAGCATTTGGATGTCGCACACGATGGAGAAGTACAAAGGCATTCGCCAGCCCGCAATAGATGGTTACGCCAAACTGCGCCAGGATGCGATTGACCGCAGGGTCGACACGTTCGTTGTATTCGACACCCACTGGATCACAAATCAGGGGTTCCATTTAAACGCCAAGCCGCATCACAAGGGTCGGTTTATCAGCCACGAACTGCCACATATGTTAGCCGACATGGAATTTGACTACCACGGCGACAGTGATCTGGCAGCGTCGATTCTAGCGGTGCTTGAAGAACGCGGTGAACGGGCTATGGGTCACGCTCAACCTGATTTGGGTATGGAATACGGCACGCTTCTGCCCATGCATTTCATCAACGAAGGCGTGAATGCCCGCGTCTTGCCAGTGGCCGTCAACCAGTTCTCATCCATCGAGGAAAACCGACGCTGGGGGTCTGCCATTACTGAAGGTATCAAACGCTCAGACCGGAAGGTATCAATCCTTGCCTCCGGATCGCTCAGCCATGATTTCACACCCAACGAACGCTCGATCGATGGGTTGAATTCTGTGAATGGCGAGTTCAATCGCCAGATGGATATGCGCGTGTTGGAGCTTTGGGAAAGTGGCAGATGGGCAGAGTTCCTGGATTTGCTTCCAGACTATGCGGTCAAGTGCACGGGCGAATGTGCGATGAACGACACTGCGCTGTTGTTCGGCGCGCTGGGCTGGAAGGATTACCAAGGAAAGATCGATATCTACACCCCGTATT
This DNA window, taken from Aliiroseovarius sp. F47248L, encodes the following:
- a CDS encoding ABC transporter permease, with the translated sequence MKQSRSLNVILGIYVALIFAFVFAPIIFSMIFSFNSQRFPTIPLGEFSTEWYAKILADPDVWDAALNSLIVSCSTAVIATFLGFCTAYSDFRYNFRFKGPYLALILLPPTIPLIIMALAMLAWFSKIGMSGQLYSIIIAHSVLTAPFAMAVIRLRLNQMDPDLESAAWNLGGSEWQTMRHVIVPFCKPAIFSSLFLTAAVSFDEFAVSWFVSGLNKTLPVVVLEIVQGNIDPQVNAIGTFVFLISMTLVVLAQLFFASRQMKSIRS
- a CDS encoding ABC transporter ATP-binding protein, translated to MNKPLVVFDKVQKHFGSFVAVKELDFEIREGEFLAIMGPSGCGKTTTLRMLAGLEAPSIGEIRLNDRVMNDVAPHERDTPLVWQSLALFPFLTARENVEFGLKMRGVDKAERKERALKWLDKMGILEFANRHISTLSGGQKQRVALARSLVMEPQILLLDEPLSALDAHLVIRMQAVLTDLQRELGITFVYVTHSQSEAFAMADRVIIMGKGEIAQIGTPKDIYREPANQFVAEFVGRNNILSGKVASLDGDTARIATRSGDFSVPTNEVQLVEGHNASFVISADLVHISMEEPEVGNKAFCRLISEEFVGSMVTLFLEDAQGHEFKVQMQERELSKFDLHSGDEIWLSWDTQSAHVLNQS
- a CDS encoding polysaccharide deacetylase; its protein translation is MIRNPIPWPNGAKCAVAITFDMDADSLIHIAKPEDSHDRLYPISMGRYGPLVALPRILDTYRQLELRQSFFIPGWCLETYPDVAEAILKGGHEIGHHGYLHEDPIKTRGQQREWFERTLDAHMRICGQKPRGYRAPVYNITQEVVDLIIEHGMRYDSSMMADDIPYQLETVNGSLYEMPVHWGTDDWPPFAHYDEIGYMMPVAGPSHGLAGFWEEFEAQYDAGGFFMLIIHPFLTGRLARWKQVEAWITHTRETKNVWFATLDEIADHMSQLEREGAWQPSLETLPYYAGPILDQKE
- a CDS encoding nucleoside deaminase, producing the protein MNTDDARLLRIAYEEAKAGFDEGGCPIGSVLARDGQVVSRGRNQRVQKGDPIAHGEMDALRKAGRQKTYRDTTLYTSLSPCMMCTGTIIQFGVPRVVIGENTNFGGNEDFLRSKGVEVIVANDPDCIALMQRFIKERPELWAEDIAE
- a CDS encoding substrate-binding domain-containing protein → MKRIILAALASISLTGMAVADDLKLAVTTSFHNSGLADILLPQIKQDTGINVQLLVVGTGQAIKLGEAGDVDAILVHSRKAEEAFVAGGFGTHRREIMYNDFVFIGPKTDEANLADATSATDALTRIQTSAATFVSRGDDSGTHKKELSLWAAANINPEGTWYNAVGAGMGAALNTASGMNAYIMSDRASWLNFGNKGDLDLVYAGDPILFNQYAYLPVNPLKHPHVKAELAEILEAWLVSDTAKALINSHQINNETLFVFNAKQG
- a CDS encoding ATP-binding cassette domain-containing protein, whose amino-acid sequence is MSKLFPLHVKGASVRRGRKLLVGPVDLVLDTPGITIVIGPNGAGKTSLLRMLHGIARLGGGSIHWGCDNVEARRRQAFVFQSPIVMRRSVLGNLAYPLRLTKMPRTQANAKAAQAAQEVGLQDMLDRPATFLSGGERQKLALARALITKPDLLFLDEPCASLDGRATREIEAILTRAAGSGTGLIMSTHDMGQARRLATDVLFLLNGKIQERGAADQFFNHPTTPQARAFLKGDIVE
- a CDS encoding ABC transporter permease produces the protein MVDLWSGLIQAFWLLVTLDADLVEISLRSLRVTLTALLISCAIAMPLGAFLAVRRFRSRRVTIAVLNALMGLPPVVVGLIVYVFFSRSGPFGVLGLLFTPTAMIIAQVIIITPLIASISHQALRELWSDYHDLLISMNTTQKQRVQALLWDGRRALLTAALAGFGRAIGEVGAIMVVGGNIDHHTRVLTTAIALETGKGDFALALALGFVLILLAITVNLAIHIISRTEQGGRW